Proteins encoded within one genomic window of Flavobacterium sp. NG2:
- a CDS encoding ABC transporter permease, which produces MNLSIKQQSSGSGGILNFLIKYNTIFIFVMLVIFSALISDVFFTETNLSNLLKQVSGIGIISIGMLIVILTGGIDLSVGSMVALLAVTFALLINTVILPVAILATIILGFALGSLSGYLVAYQKMAPFIATLALMTVARGLGFIYSKGSPVTFDSPGGEFMSDFANKSTLGIPNIAIVFFIIVAMASVMLRYNVFGRLVIAMGSNEEASRLSGIKVNKYKFLVYAISGSLAAIAAVITASRTNLGSPNMGVAWELDAIAAVVIGGASLNGGKGTAINTLMGVLILGLIGNILNLLNVPSYPQQVVKGGIIILAVLFQKFEGKK; this is translated from the coding sequence ATGAATTTATCTATAAAACAACAGTCTAGCGGTTCTGGTGGAATCCTAAATTTTTTAATCAAATACAATACGATTTTTATATTTGTTATGCTGGTTATTTTCTCAGCATTAATTTCTGATGTATTTTTTACAGAAACCAATCTTTCTAATTTACTAAAACAAGTATCCGGTATTGGAATTATTAGTATCGGAATGTTAATTGTAATTCTTACTGGCGGTATTGACCTTTCTGTAGGTTCTATGGTGGCTTTATTAGCCGTAACTTTTGCTCTTTTGATTAATACGGTCATATTACCTGTAGCGATATTAGCAACCATTATTTTAGGTTTTGCCTTGGGTAGTTTATCTGGCTACTTAGTTGCTTATCAAAAAATGGCACCTTTTATAGCCACCTTAGCCTTGATGACCGTAGCTAGAGGATTAGGATTTATTTATTCTAAAGGTTCTCCTGTAACATTTGATTCTCCAGGTGGAGAGTTCATGTCTGATTTTGCTAATAAATCAACTCTTGGGATTCCAAATATTGCCATCGTATTTTTCATAATCGTTGCAATGGCATCGGTAATGCTACGTTATAATGTCTTTGGACGTTTAGTTATCGCAATGGGAAGTAACGAAGAAGCTTCTCGTTTGTCTGGAATTAAAGTAAACAAATACAAGTTTTTGGTTTACGCTATCTCAGGCTCATTAGCCGCTATTGCCGCAGTGATTACTGCTTCAAGAACCAACTTAGGGTCTCCTAACATGGGAGTAGCTTGGGAATTAGATGCCATTGCAGCAGTTGTTATTGGTGGTGCTAGTTTAAATGGAGGAAAAGGAACAGCCATCAACACACTTATGGGAGTTCTTATCTTAGGACTAATTGGAAATATCTTAAACCTATTAAACGTACCTTCTTATCCACAACAAGTTGTCAAAGGTGGAATCATCATTCTAGCCGTATTATTTCAAAAATTCGAAGGAAAAAAATAA